One Tomitella gaofuii DNA segment encodes these proteins:
- a CDS encoding glutamate synthase subunit beta has product MGDIRGFMKYERSVPARRPVPLRLMDWREVYEPSDPDELKVQASRCMDCGVPFCHDGCPLGNLIPEWNELVTKGDWRAASERLHATNNFPDFTGRLCPAPCESACVLGINRDPVTIKQVEHDIVDVAFDEGWVKPMLPAKATGKRVAVVGSGPSGLAAAQQLTRAGHDVTVFERADRIGGLLRYGIPEFKMEKHHIDRRLAQMAAEGTRFETNVNVGGGEDGALPVEQLRERFDAVVLAVGSTVGRDLPAPGRALDGIHQAMEYLPHSNRVQEGDVAVPAIDAQGKNVVIIGGGDTGADCLGTALRQGAASVHQFEIMPRPPQTRADATPWPTYPLMFRVSSAHEEGGERVFSVNTEEFVGEDGRLTGLRYHEVESVDGRLQKVEGSDAVLDCELVLLAMGFTGPERDGLLDGLGVEYTARGTVARGADAGAAWSGGSDWATSADGVFVAGDAGRGQSLIVWAIAEGRSCAAAVDEYLTGATDLPAPVRTTDVAMRAPAL; this is encoded by the coding sequence ATGGGTGATATCCGAGGCTTCATGAAGTACGAGCGGTCGGTGCCCGCGCGCCGTCCCGTCCCGCTGCGGCTGATGGACTGGCGCGAGGTCTACGAGCCGTCCGACCCGGACGAGCTCAAGGTCCAGGCGAGCCGGTGCATGGATTGCGGCGTGCCGTTCTGCCACGACGGATGCCCGCTGGGCAACCTCATCCCCGAGTGGAACGAGCTGGTCACCAAGGGCGACTGGCGCGCGGCGAGCGAGCGGCTGCACGCCACCAACAACTTCCCCGATTTCACGGGGCGGCTGTGCCCGGCGCCGTGCGAATCGGCCTGCGTGCTCGGCATCAACCGGGACCCGGTGACGATCAAGCAGGTCGAGCACGACATCGTCGACGTCGCGTTCGACGAGGGCTGGGTCAAGCCGATGCTGCCCGCCAAGGCGACGGGCAAGCGGGTGGCCGTGGTGGGCTCGGGCCCGTCGGGGCTCGCGGCCGCGCAGCAGCTCACCCGTGCCGGCCACGACGTCACTGTGTTCGAGCGGGCCGACCGCATCGGCGGGCTGCTGCGCTACGGCATCCCCGAGTTCAAGATGGAGAAGCACCACATCGACCGCCGGCTGGCGCAGATGGCGGCGGAGGGCACGCGCTTCGAGACCAACGTGAACGTGGGCGGCGGCGAAGACGGCGCGCTGCCGGTGGAGCAGTTGCGGGAGCGCTTCGACGCGGTGGTGCTGGCGGTCGGCTCCACCGTGGGCCGCGACCTGCCCGCGCCGGGCCGCGCGCTCGACGGCATCCACCAGGCGATGGAGTACCTGCCGCACTCCAACCGGGTGCAGGAGGGCGACGTCGCCGTGCCCGCGATCGACGCGCAGGGCAAGAACGTCGTCATCATCGGCGGCGGCGACACGGGTGCCGACTGCCTGGGCACCGCGCTACGCCAGGGCGCGGCCTCGGTGCACCAGTTCGAGATCATGCCGCGGCCCCCGCAGACGCGTGCCGACGCGACGCCGTGGCCCACCTACCCGCTGATGTTCCGGGTGTCCTCGGCGCACGAGGAGGGCGGCGAGAGGGTGTTCTCCGTGAATACCGAGGAGTTCGTCGGCGAGGACGGAAGGCTCACCGGCCTGCGCTACCACGAGGTGGAGTCGGTGGACGGCAGGTTGCAGAAGGTCGAGGGCTCCGACGCGGTGCTCGACTGCGAGCTCGTCCTGCTGGCCATGGGGTTCACCGGGCCCGAGCGCGACGGGCTGCTGGACGGTCTCGGCGTGGAGTACACGGCGCGCGGCACCGTGGCGCGCGGCGCGGATGCGGGCGCGGCGTGGTCCGGCGGCAGCGACTGGGCCACCAGCGCCGACGGGGTGTTCGTGGCCGGCGACGCGGGCCGCGGCCAGTCGCTCATCGTGTGGGCGATCGCCGAGGGGCGCTCGTGCGCGGCGGCCGTCGACGAGTACCTCACCGGTGCCACCGACCTGCCCGCGCCGGTCCGGACCACGGATGTGGCGATGCGCGCGCCCGCCCTGTAG
- a CDS encoding cutinase family protein — MVVGTGGVASAAPAGCVSLDVIAIPGTWETSDNGAPGGSPGMLGAVTYNLPSNMRADYVSYAATAFPWESKVYGASKHEAITNAGNLIGDIAARCPHTRFALIGYSQGADAAGDLAAQIGHGNGPVPAGKVAAVGLISDPRRSVFDHLVGPPVVGNGSGGARIGGFGALSDEVRTFCSPGDLYCAAPPGDFMARMAGYLVQQSDPGSSEPDRYKPEGVALYDAIMEAGGIPTLGQQISEVTLWAHIDKYKDFLNSGIHQDYTTFPVTADGTSATQWLRSWLISKA; from the coding sequence ATGGTCGTCGGCACCGGCGGAGTCGCCTCGGCGGCGCCGGCCGGATGCGTCTCGCTCGACGTCATCGCGATTCCCGGCACGTGGGAGACCAGCGACAACGGTGCTCCGGGTGGTTCGCCGGGCATGCTCGGCGCGGTCACCTACAACCTGCCGTCGAACATGCGCGCCGATTACGTCTCCTACGCGGCCACCGCCTTCCCGTGGGAGTCGAAGGTCTACGGAGCCTCCAAGCACGAGGCGATCACCAATGCCGGCAACCTGATCGGCGACATCGCCGCGCGCTGCCCCCACACCCGCTTCGCGCTCATCGGCTACAGCCAGGGCGCGGACGCGGCCGGCGACCTGGCCGCGCAGATCGGCCACGGCAACGGTCCGGTGCCGGCGGGCAAGGTGGCGGCGGTGGGCCTCATCTCCGACCCGCGGCGCTCCGTCTTCGACCACCTCGTCGGCCCGCCCGTCGTGGGCAACGGCTCCGGCGGGGCGCGCATCGGCGGTTTCGGCGCGTTGAGCGACGAGGTGCGGACCTTCTGCTCGCCCGGCGACCTCTACTGCGCGGCGCCGCCCGGCGATTTCATGGCGCGGATGGCCGGTTACCTCGTGCAGCAGTCCGACCCCGGCTCGTCGGAGCCGGACCGGTACAAGCCGGAGGGCGTGGCCCTGTACGACGCGATCATGGAGGCCGGGGGCATCCCGACGCTCGGGCAGCAGATCTCCGAGGTCACCTTGTGGGCGCACATCGACAAGTACAAGGACTTCCTGAACTCGGGCATCCACCAGGACTACACGACGTTCCCGGTGACCGCGGACGGCACGTCGGCCACGCAGTGGCTGCGCAGTTGGCTCATCAGCAAGGCCTGA
- a CDS encoding RNA-binding S4 domain-containing protein, protein MRDDGAVSESDAPAVPIRDAAIRLGQFLKLANLLDSGAEAKQVIAEGEVTVNGEVETRRGRQLRDGDVVSVFGAAARVEGP, encoded by the coding sequence ATGCGCGATGATGGTGCCGTGAGTGAATCCGACGCACCCGCGGTGCCCATTCGCGACGCCGCCATCCGGCTGGGCCAGTTCCTCAAGCTGGCGAACCTGCTGGACAGCGGGGCCGAAGCCAAGCAGGTGATCGCCGAGGGCGAGGTGACCGTGAACGGCGAGGTGGAGACCCGGCGCGGCCGTCAGCTCCGCGACGGGGACGTGGTCTCCGTGTTCGGCGCGGCGGCGCGCGTGGAGGGGCCCTGA
- a CDS encoding TetR/AcrR family transcriptional regulator, which produces MTDDEAPERPAGRPRDTSIDARVLEATREILVDSGWDALSIRAVAARVGVGRASISRRWSTKAELVLHAVLGAEPDLGPFEGTDLAGWIAWVVRGSHELFHRPDVRAAVPGLLTALRENDRLRAALWQGFGGPAAELYAQRQSGSGQAEIGGTDPDLDARAVLAMAAGAALFTSTIAVEDDAPELFARITELLTAAVGRTGQGPSTRAAAPNTETTSPSRS; this is translated from the coding sequence GTGACCGACGACGAGGCCCCGGAGCGGCCCGCCGGCCGGCCGCGGGACACGTCGATCGACGCGCGTGTCCTCGAGGCCACCCGCGAGATCCTGGTCGACTCGGGCTGGGACGCCCTGAGCATCCGGGCGGTCGCGGCCCGCGTGGGGGTGGGGCGCGCCAGCATCAGCCGGCGCTGGTCCACCAAGGCCGAGCTGGTGTTGCACGCGGTACTCGGCGCAGAGCCGGACCTGGGCCCGTTCGAGGGCACCGACCTGGCGGGTTGGATCGCGTGGGTGGTGCGCGGCAGCCACGAGCTGTTCCACCGCCCCGACGTGCGGGCCGCGGTGCCGGGCCTGCTCACCGCGCTGCGCGAGAACGACCGGCTGCGGGCGGCGCTCTGGCAGGGATTCGGCGGGCCGGCGGCGGAGCTCTACGCCCAGCGGCAGTCGGGGTCAGGACAGGCGGAAATCGGCGGCACCGACCCCGACCTGGACGCCCGCGCGGTGCTCGCGATGGCCGCCGGCGCCGCGTTGTTCACGAGCACCATCGCGGTGGAGGACGACGCACCGGAGCTGTTCGCGCGCATCACCGAGCTGCTGACGGCGGCCGTCGGCCGGACCGGTCAGGGCCCCTCCACGCGCGCCGCCGCGCCGAACACGGAGACCACGTCCCCGTCGCGGAGCTGA
- a CDS encoding SDR family oxidoreductase: protein MTAAVPTRPGTYVVTGAASGIGRATADLLRTQGHTVIGVDLHTTGRLDSEVTADLATTEGRRAAAAQVLDVAGGELAGAVLAAGVGPVGGGRHPSLIAEVNYLGAVELLERWRPALAAGRPGKAVVIASNSTTTTPLVPGPRVRALLAGDVDRALRATRLLGPGRAAVVYAASKIALSRWVRRTAVLPQWAGAGIRLNALAPGAVLTPLLQQQLDDPLEGKAVRKFPIPVGGFGAPDLLAQWACFMLTDAADFQCGSIVFVDGGTDALVRPDDWPRSVPARRLPGYLRTFLRGGPR from the coding sequence GTGACGGCGGCCGTGCCCACGCGTCCGGGCACCTACGTCGTCACCGGTGCGGCCTCCGGGATCGGGCGGGCCACCGCCGACCTGCTCCGCACGCAGGGGCACACCGTCATCGGGGTCGACCTGCACACCACCGGCCGCCTGGACTCCGAGGTGACCGCGGACCTCGCCACCACGGAAGGCCGGAGGGCCGCAGCGGCGCAGGTGCTCGACGTCGCCGGCGGCGAGCTCGCCGGCGCTGTCCTCGCCGCCGGCGTCGGCCCCGTCGGCGGCGGCCGGCACCCGAGCCTCATCGCCGAGGTCAACTACCTCGGCGCGGTGGAGCTGCTCGAACGGTGGCGGCCCGCGCTGGCGGCCGGCCGCCCCGGCAAAGCCGTGGTGATCGCCAGCAACTCCACGACGACGACACCGCTGGTGCCCGGGCCGCGCGTGCGCGCGCTGCTGGCCGGCGACGTCGACAGGGCCCTGCGCGCCACCCGCCTGCTGGGGCCCGGGCGCGCGGCGGTGGTGTATGCGGCCTCGAAGATCGCGCTGAGCCGATGGGTGCGGCGGACCGCCGTGCTTCCGCAGTGGGCGGGTGCGGGGATCCGCCTCAACGCGCTCGCCCCGGGCGCCGTGCTCACCCCGCTCCTGCAGCAGCAGCTCGACGACCCGCTCGAGGGCAAGGCGGTACGCAAGTTCCCCATCCCCGTTGGCGGCTTCGGCGCGCCGGACCTCCTCGCACAGTGGGCGTGCTTCATGCTCACCGATGCCGCCGACTTCCAGTGCGGAAGCATCGTGTTCGTCGACGGCGGCACCGACGCGCTGGTCCGCCCCGACGACTGGCCGCGCTCCGTTCCCGCGCGGCGCCTGCCCGGCTACCTGCGTACGTTCCTGCGGGGCGGGCCCCGGTGA
- a CDS encoding NADH:flavin oxidoreductase has translation MTAPRTENPVDVFAPARLGPLTLRNRTIKAATFEGMTPDALVTDDLIAFHRAVAAGGAAMTTVAYCAASPEGRTDRHQIFMRPEAVPGLRRLTDAVHAEGAKASAQIGHAGPVANARSNRATALAPSNQLSPLSLRLTRAATRADIRRITADHARAARIAIESGFDAVEIHFGHNYFTSAFLSPALNKRTDEYGGPLQNRARVAREVARAVRDEAGDEIAVTAKLNMDDGVPGGFWLDESLQVAQWLEADGTLDALELTCGSSLRNPLYLFRGDAPVRDFAAAMPQPQRAGLRAVGRFFLKSYPYTPLYMLEQARQFRATLSMPLILLGGVTDYEDMTRAMAEGFDFVAMGRALLREPDLVRRVEADHHTRSLCIHCNRCLPTIYSRTRCVLAVVS, from the coding sequence GTGACAGCACCGCGCACCGAGAATCCGGTGGACGTCTTCGCCCCGGCACGCCTGGGGCCGCTGACCCTGCGAAACCGCACCATCAAGGCGGCCACGTTCGAGGGGATGACCCCGGACGCCCTGGTCACCGACGACCTCATCGCGTTCCACCGTGCCGTCGCGGCCGGCGGCGCAGCCATGACCACCGTCGCCTACTGCGCCGCCTCCCCCGAGGGCCGCACCGACCGCCACCAGATCTTCATGCGCCCCGAGGCCGTCCCCGGGCTGCGCCGCCTCACCGACGCGGTGCACGCCGAGGGCGCCAAGGCCTCCGCCCAGATCGGGCACGCCGGGCCCGTCGCCAACGCCCGGTCCAACAGGGCCACGGCTCTCGCGCCCAGCAATCAGCTCAGCCCGCTCAGCCTCCGCCTCACCCGCGCCGCCACCCGGGCCGACATCCGGCGGATCACCGCCGACCACGCCCGGGCCGCGCGCATCGCGATCGAATCCGGCTTCGACGCCGTGGAGATCCACTTCGGCCACAACTACTTCACCAGCGCATTCCTCAGCCCAGCGCTCAACAAGCGCACCGACGAGTACGGCGGGCCGCTGCAGAACCGGGCCCGCGTCGCCCGCGAGGTGGCCCGCGCCGTCCGCGACGAGGCAGGCGACGAGATCGCGGTGACCGCCAAACTCAACATGGACGACGGCGTGCCCGGCGGCTTCTGGCTCGACGAGTCGCTGCAGGTGGCCCAGTGGCTCGAAGCCGACGGCACGCTCGACGCGCTGGAGCTCACCTGCGGGAGCTCACTGAGAAACCCGCTGTACCTGTTCCGCGGCGACGCGCCGGTGCGCGATTTCGCCGCTGCCATGCCGCAGCCGCAGCGCGCCGGGCTGCGCGCCGTCGGCCGATTCTTCCTCAAGTCCTACCCCTACACGCCGCTCTACATGCTCGAGCAGGCGCGGCAGTTCCGCGCGACCCTGTCCATGCCGCTCATCCTGCTCGGCGGCGTCACAGACTACGAGGACATGACCCGCGCGATGGCCGAGGGCTTCGACTTCGTCGCCATGGGCCGGGCATTGCTGCGTGAGCCGGACCTGGTCCGCCGCGTCGAGGCCGACCATCACACGCGGTCGCTGTGCATCCACTGCAACCGCTGCCTGCCCACCATCTACTCGCGCACCCGGTGCGTGCTGGCGGTGGTGTCGTGA
- a CDS encoding sucrase ferredoxin, whose product MTASRATDDASPTRCSQISALDEPLPGTATHVGAWLCLEHPAPWGRDIFDGTAFGAELTPLLKARVDDAGIRLMLIRRPGRAADDAGAGRAVYLARSHPDHVQCARLTVDTPRDLLDVDFAWAADPAAPLPGSTVTGPITLVCTHGRRDVCCAIDGRPIAAALAGAAHPTADHVWECSHTGGHRFAPSMIVLPTGYSYGRVSAGDAAAAVRGIAGGVLPSAGLRGRSCWDQPGQAAELAVRERLAGERIPLNALTVRSDGPDARIVAHQDGRRWRIATRTEPLAPRAASCGAAPKTVAAVRVEAVAPL is encoded by the coding sequence GTGACCGCATCGAGGGCGACGGACGACGCTTCCCCGACGCGGTGCTCGCAGATCTCCGCGCTGGACGAACCGCTCCCCGGCACCGCCACGCACGTCGGCGCGTGGCTGTGCCTGGAGCATCCGGCGCCGTGGGGGCGCGACATCTTCGACGGCACGGCGTTCGGCGCCGAACTCACACCGCTACTCAAGGCGCGTGTCGACGACGCCGGCATCCGGCTGATGCTCATCCGCCGCCCGGGGCGTGCCGCTGACGACGCCGGAGCCGGACGGGCCGTCTATCTTGCGCGCTCACACCCGGACCATGTGCAGTGCGCGCGGCTCACAGTGGACACGCCCCGCGATCTGCTCGACGTCGACTTCGCGTGGGCGGCCGATCCCGCCGCTCCGCTGCCCGGGAGCACCGTCACCGGCCCGATCACGCTGGTGTGCACGCACGGGCGCCGCGACGTGTGCTGCGCCATCGACGGGCGCCCCATCGCAGCAGCGCTGGCCGGCGCTGCGCACCCGACGGCGGACCACGTCTGGGAGTGCTCGCACACGGGCGGGCACCGGTTCGCGCCGTCGATGATCGTGCTGCCCACCGGCTACTCCTACGGGCGCGTGAGCGCGGGCGACGCGGCGGCCGCCGTGCGCGGCATCGCCGGCGGCGTGCTGCCGTCCGCAGGGCTGCGCGGCCGCAGCTGCTGGGACCAGCCCGGCCAGGCAGCCGAGCTCGCAGTGCGGGAACGTCTTGCAGGCGAGCGCATTCCGTTGAACGCGCTCACGGTCCGCAGCGACGGCCCCGACGCCCGCATCGTCGCCCACCAGGACGGACGCCGGTGGCGTATCGCCACGCGCACCGAACCGCTCGCGCCGCGCGCGGCCAGCTGCGGGGCGGCACCCAAGACCGTCGCCGCGGTGCGCGTCGAGGCGGTCGCACCGCTCTGA
- a CDS encoding alanine racemase, which translates to MSAPGGTASLRRLDAATATVTAPLAAVDMDALDANARFLVAAAGGLPIRLASKSIRCTELITHVLREHPGFQGVLAFTPDEACHLAQAGVDDILVAYPTADGAAVEHVVETAQRTGARIRLLVDSPEHLRFIAAHSLGQTVPVCAEIDLGWWPLGGRLARIGPKRSPVRTPQQAAELTALACRTQGVELTSVLAYEGHIAGVGDIVPGRPLRQLAVRGMQAASLREIARRLPLVLAAIESTLAEHDAAPLELVNGGGSGSLQRTSAVGAATELSAGSGLFDPMLFDRYRSLRLEPAVAYAMPVVRKPLPTVATILGGGYIASGVPGPDRAPAPALPEGLSFDGDEGAGEVQTPLHGAGALRFGDRVWLRHAKSGELLERFNEIHMVRDGEVLEVTRTYRGEGHCFL; encoded by the coding sequence ATGAGCGCTCCCGGGGGAACGGCGAGTCTGCGCCGGCTCGACGCGGCCACCGCCACCGTCACCGCGCCGCTGGCGGCCGTCGATATGGATGCGCTCGACGCCAACGCGCGCTTCCTCGTCGCCGCGGCCGGCGGGCTGCCGATCCGGCTGGCCAGCAAGTCCATCCGCTGCACCGAGCTGATCACCCACGTGCTGCGCGAACACCCCGGATTCCAGGGCGTGCTCGCGTTCACGCCTGACGAGGCCTGCCACCTGGCGCAGGCGGGGGTCGACGACATCCTGGTCGCCTACCCCACCGCCGACGGCGCCGCCGTGGAACACGTGGTGGAGACCGCACAGCGCACCGGCGCCCGCATCCGCCTGCTCGTCGACTCCCCCGAGCACCTCCGGTTCATCGCGGCGCACTCCCTGGGGCAGACCGTGCCCGTGTGCGCGGAGATCGACCTGGGCTGGTGGCCCCTGGGCGGCCGGCTCGCCCGGATCGGCCCCAAACGCTCCCCCGTGCGCACCCCGCAGCAGGCCGCGGAGCTCACGGCTCTGGCCTGCCGCACCCAGGGTGTCGAGCTCACCTCGGTACTCGCCTACGAGGGGCACATCGCCGGCGTCGGCGACATCGTGCCCGGCCGCCCGCTGCGCCAGCTGGCGGTGCGGGGCATGCAGGCCGCGTCGCTGCGCGAGATCGCCCGGCGCCTGCCGCTGGTCCTCGCCGCCATCGAGTCGACGCTGGCCGAACACGACGCCGCACCGTTGGAGCTGGTCAACGGCGGCGGCTCCGGCAGCCTGCAGCGCACCTCGGCCGTGGGCGCGGCCACCGAGCTGTCGGCGGGCTCCGGGCTGTTCGATCCCATGCTGTTCGACCGCTACCGTTCGCTGCGCCTCGAACCTGCCGTCGCCTACGCCATGCCGGTGGTCCGCAAGCCGCTGCCCACGGTGGCGACGATCCTCGGCGGCGGCTACATCGCCTCGGGCGTGCCGGGACCGGACCGCGCGCCCGCGCCCGCGCTTCCGGAGGGACTCTCGTTCGACGGTGACGAGGGCGCCGGCGAGGTGCAGACACCGCTGCACGGCGCGGGCGCACTGCGCTTCGGCGACCGCGTGTGGTTGCGGCACGCCAAGTCGGGCGAACTGCTCGAGCGGTTCAACGAGATCCACATGGTGCGCGACGGCGAGGTACTCGAGGTCACCCGCACCTACCGCGGTGAGGGACACTGCTTCCTGTGA